The following are encoded in a window of Platichthys flesus chromosome 11, fPlaFle2.1, whole genome shotgun sequence genomic DNA:
- the LOC133965327 gene encoding protein SOGA3-like isoform X3 produces the protein MMNPSSADSPRQPDNSSRKQPRSSSPAGLKDSGSKAAQKGSQSSKLIASKQAGGVGGGGRSSRGHSPVSTGRERPAGGASATRGSAAVQAAGAESPTTSRPAAAAERGGIHPAEDSPRPASDAASPSRADANRVVSDQPCASKSPKLRSKTPKGGEATAAAAAASGGKKSSKSTVGCGPGFWKEGCLQSELIQFHLNKSLGKKGTKMQAKSASPPASEPELSPEPCIPQPAPQPDQRLQEEMEKLEDENDDLKIEIEEMRAEMDEMRDTFYEEDACQLQDMRRELERANKNCRILQYRLKKAERKRLRFSDSGQVDGELLRGLEQDLKVAKDVSVRLHHELESVEEKRTKTEEENEKLRQRLIEVEITKQALQNGLEKAKELSLKRKGSKDGQRAERKTPQTPIEEENEDLKCQLAFIKEEALLMRKKMAKIDKEKDRLDQELQKYRSFYGDVDSPLPKGEAGGPPTTRESELKLRLRLVEEEANILGRKIVELEVENRGLKAELDDMREDSMAAAGVDGSGSGGQQCREQGEALSELRQQLQLVEDEAELLRRNLADVEEENKKVTGELNKLKFKAGSHEAGSRHGGGGTDPAKMEAVQEELKAARLQINELSGKVMQLQYENRVLLSNMQRYDLASHLGIRSSPRDSDADSDGGRDDDTPSASASSPRLLPPHRKREGPIGGESDSDEVRNIRCLTPTRSLYSPVESRFLGRSLKDRQQMIDVRIEAERLGRTIDRLIADTSTIITEARVYVTNGELYARLDEDEEGGRIREHELLYRINAQLKAFRKELQSFIDRLDVPKQEDKQEEEPLSMFQPIILLILILVLFSSLSYATIFKLVFLFTLFFVL, from the exons ATGATGAACCCGTCATCCGCGGACTCTCCGCGGCAACCAGACAATAGCAGCCGTAAACAGCCGCGGTCATCATCTCCGGCCGGGCTCAAAGACAGCGGATCCAAAGCTGCACAGAAAGGCAGCCAGTCGTCAAAGCTCATCGCGTCTAAGCAGGCAGGaggtgttggaggaggagggagaagcagCCGAGGTCATTCACCCGTCTCCACCGGCAGGGAGCGGCCGGCCGGAGGCGCTTCTGCCACCAGAGGCTCGGCTGCTGTCCAGGCTGCTGGTGCTGAAAGCCCGACGACAAGCAGGCCCGCGGCGGCTGCAGAGAGAGGTGGCATCCACCCAGCGGAGGACTCACCACGCCCTGCCTCCGACGCCGCCTCGCCTTCCAGGGCGGATGCGAACCGCGTTGTTTCCGACCAGCCTTGCGCGTCCAAGTCCCCCAAACTGAGGAGCAAGACCCCGAAAGGAGGGGAGGCCACcgccgcagcagcagcggcgAGCGGCGGCAAGAAGAGCTCCAAGAGCACCGTGGGCTGTGGACCCGGTTTCTGGAAGGAGGGATGCTTGCAGTCCGAGCTGATACAGTTTCACCTGAATAAGAGCTTGGGGAAGAAAGGGACAAAGATGCAGGCGAAATCAGCATCACCGCCGGCCTCGGAGCCGGAGCTGTCCCCGGAGCCCTGCATCCCACAGCCGGCTCCACAACCGgaccagaggctgcaggaggagatggagaagctggaggatgaAAACGATGATCTCAAG ATTGAAATCGAGGAGATGCGGGCAGAGATGGATGAGATGAGGGACACATTCTATGAGGAGGACGCGTGTCAGCTGCAGGACATGCgcagagagctggagagagcGAACAAGAATTGTCGGATCCTTCAGTACCGACTCAaaaaggcagagaggaagaggctcCGGTTCTCGGATAGTGGCCAGGTGGATGGAGAGCTGCTCAGAGGTCTGGAGCAAGACCTGAAG GTGGCTAAAGATGTGTCTGTGCGGCTGCACCATGAGCTGGAGagtgtggaggagaagaggacaaagacagaggaggagaatgagaagCTGAGGCAGCGGCTGATAGAGGTGGAGATCACCAAGCAGGCCCTGCAGAACGGGCTGGAGAAAGCCAAAGAG ctctcactgaaaagaaaaggaagtaaagatggacagagagcagagaggaagactcCACAGACCCCTATCGAG GAAGAAAACGAGGATCTGAAATGCCAGTTAGCCTTCATCAAGGAGGAAGCCCTCTTGATGAGGAAAAAGATGGCGAAGATCGACAAGGAGAAGGACCGACTGGATCAGGAGCTGCAGAAGTATCGCTCCTTCTACGGGGACGTGGACAGCCCTTTGCCTAAAGGGGAAGCTGGGGGACCTCCCACCACCCGTGAATCAGAGCTGAAGCTCCGCTTACgcctggtggaggaggaggcgaatATCCTCGGGAGGAAGATcgtggagctggaggtggagaacAGGGGGCTGAAGGCTGAGCTGGACGACATGAGGGAGGACAG CATGGCGGCAGCAGGCGTGGATGGTTCGGGCAGCGGAGGTCAACAGTGCAGAGAACAGGGCGAGGCCCTGTCGGAGCTGAGGCAGCAGCTTCAGCTGGTGGAGGATGAGGCAGAACTTCTTCGCAGGAACTTAGCAGATGTGGAAGAAGAGAACAAAAAG GTGACAGGTGAACTCAACAAACTGAAATTCAAGGCCGGATCCCATGAAGCTGGATCaagacatggaggag GAGGAACTGACCCTGCTAAAATGGAGGCCgtgcaggaggagctgaaagCAGCCCGTCTGCAGATCAATGAACTGAGCGGCAAAGTCATGCAGCTCCAGTACGAGAACCGCGTGCTGCTCTCTAACATGCAGCGCTACGACCTGGCCTCCCACCTGGGCATCAGGAGCAGCCCGCGGGACAGTGACGCAGACAGCGACGGTGGAAGGGATGACGACACCCCTTCGGCCTCAGCCTCCTCGCCTCGCCTCCTGCCGCCGCACCGCAAGCGCGAGGGCCCCATCGGAGGGGAGAGTGACTCGGATGAGGTGAGGAACATCCGCTGCCTCACCCCGACACGCTCCCTGTACTCACCCGTGGAGAGTCGTTTTTTAGGCAGAAGCCTGAAGGACCGGCAGCAGATGATAGACGTCCGCATCGAGGCGGAGAGGCTGGGCCGGACCATCGACAGGCTAATCGCTGACACCAGCACTATCATCACTGAGGCCCGGGTATACGTCACAAATGGAGAACTGTACGCCAGActggatgaggatgaagagggtgGCAG AATCCGAGAGCATGAGCTGCTGTATCGCATCAACGCTCAGTTGAAAGCCTTCaggaaggagctgcagagcTTCATAGACCGGCTGGACGTCCCAAAGCAGGaggacaaacaggaagaggagccCCTGTCT ATGTTCCAGCCCATTATTTTGCTGATCCtcattcttgttttgttttcctcactcTCTTATGCCACCATTTTTAAATTGGTATTCCTTTTCACCCTCTTCTTTGTTCTATAA